One Trichormus variabilis 0441 genomic window, TGGAAATCGACCAAAGTAATGGTAAATTACACATCGGCTTTTTTTTAGATACGAAAATAGAGAGCAAGAGGAATTTTCTTACTTCTTGAATCTTGCTACTTTATCTATATTTTTTTATCAGGTAAGTCTCCTTGTCAATTGGGTTTGAGATGCGTTAACCCTAACAGTAGACATCGTTATAATATTATCAAAATAAAGTAATTTCACGGAAGAATATACTTAAAAAGTATTTTAAGCTTGAGAAATAAAATTGTTTGTTACTTTCACGCAACCATGCTCAAATACTCAAATTTGCTGTTAGCAATCATAGGGATTTTCTGCATATTTAATTACTCAGAAATACAATCTACTCAAGCTCAAGCACCAGCAAAAGCTAAGCTGACTTACAAAGAGAAATTTGATCGACATACCAGTTTTGTAGATGAAAACTGTGTGCGTCCAGAAAAGCGTAGATTCGAGGGTCTAGAATATGAACTGTGCCGGATGGAAGATATTCACACCAGAGTTAGCATGGAAGGGCCAGAGGGGGAAAATGGACCAACTGCTTACTTCTATGGCGGTAAACTATTTGCGTTTAGAGATACTGGTAGTGGTCAAGCCTGGATGTTTCAAGACGGAAAATTAATTGCGGAAGTGGAAGTGGGCTTTGTTGCCCCAGAATACAATAAAATCACAACTCGATTTCCCCCTAAAATCCGTCAGGAATATACTGCTCGATCAATAGAGTCTACCCGAAATATGCTGAAGGTTTTTGGCTCTAATTTTAATCTGTAAAAATAGTTCGTAAAAAGTTTTTAGTATTTAGAAAATGCAACATAATGGTTTCGATTTTATCAACATCAAGTAATTGCAATTGACAATCGATAAATTACGTAAGATTGACCATGCACAAAACACAGTATTCCCTAATCTAGCTACCCAATGCTAGGAATACTCATTTTACATACCATCTCAAATATCAAAATTGTGGAGAAATGATGATACCAAAAACATATAGATTCATCGTACCAAGCTGCTTAGGAATTTCAACCATACTGATGTTACTAAACACAGGTGTAAATCAAAAAGCGATCGCCAATACTTCCTCACAGAATATATCTCCGGTAATCGTTTCCCAGGCTCAAACAACGACTGACCCGTTGGTAGAACTGGGCATTACAAGGCAAGAACTCGAAAAAGCTCTTGCTGAATCCGATGAAGCGATTAAGCTCAATCCTAATGATGTAGATGCTTATTTAGGTCGGGCAATGATTCGTCATTTCTCAAAAGACTACGCAGGTGCAATTTCTGATTACGAGCAAGCTATCAAACTCCGACCACGACCAAAGGACGTTTCTGTATATTCCAATAGCGGCAAAGCTCACGCTGAATTAGGCGACCACAAAAGTGCGATCGCAAAATATAACACAGCCCTCAAAATCGATCCAAATGGAGTTTTTAGTTTATTTATCTACAATGATAGGGGTCTTTCCTATCTGGCTTTAGGGGATACTAAAAGTGCGATCGCAGACTTTAATCAAGCAATTCAACTCGCTCCTGAATCCGCAGACTCCTACTATAATCGAGGTCTTGCTCAACGTCGTTTAGGTCAAAAGCAAGCCGCTATTGCTGATTTTCAAAAAGCAGCAAAATTCTATCAAGCAAATAACAAAACTGAGGAATATAAAAGGACTTTGAAGCAATTAGAAGAGCTTCAGTAAAGAACTGTCCATAACTAGTACCCCAAGACAAAAGTAAAAAGCACAAAGTGGACGGTGTCGGTTTCCGTCACGTCTCACTTTACAAGGAGGAAAAAATATCTCTAGAGCGAAGGATGGGGCGGTGGTTTGGGATTAATATATGTGGCGATCGCACCAATGGTATGACCAAGGAATTCACCGTTCCTTCATATCTGCGGACTGATGCAGCCTTATTTTACCGCAGCGATCGCTCAATTCTTCCACACGCTACTTAATTACAGATGAGATCATATCTGCGTGCTACTACAACAGTAGTGACGGAAAAGTAACATTTAAAACCATTACAGGCCAAACAGGAGGCTACCAAGTTATTAACCCCTGATTATCGCTCTTTTGTGAACTTGGAAGCGATCGCCCCCCACATCACAATTATAAAATCTTCATTACGGAACCAATAGATAAAAATATTTTTTCTCTAACCCTGATTGAATAACCAAATGATAAACGAGGTTTTCCGGCTTTTGTTTCTCATTAATCAAACATATAAGACTTGCTAATTTTATTTGCGAGATATTGTAAAATCTCTCACTTTGAAAATTATCATGATCAGTTATTATATGAGCGTATGCCTTAGTTCAGTCGCAGGGCAGGTTTAGTTGGAGTGAATGCCAGCAACAATTATTGCTGCACAACAACATTTACCCTCTGTAACTAAAAAAGACTATGCAATATTTGCTGAAGACTTTTTTATAGCTGAACTAGCCTCTCTTTGTTAAGAATTACGTGATCCCACATGACTATCTACGTTGGAAATCTCTCATACCGCGCCACCGAAGCAGACTTAAAAGCCGTATTTGCAGACTACGGTGAGGTCAAAAGAGTTGTATTACCTACAGACCGTGAAACCGGTCGGATGCGTGGTTTTGCCTTTGTTGAAATGAATGAAGATGCCCAAGAAGATGCAGCTATCACCGAATTAGATGGCGCAGAATGGATGGGTCGTCAACTGAGAGTCAATAAGGCTAAACCGCGAGAAGATGACCGACGAGGTAGTTGGGGTAAAAAACAAGATTATTAATCAAGAATAGCCACAAACAGAAGCAAAATTTATTCTGTTTGTCAACACACATAAGGCTGATCAGTTACAACGCTTTTAAATTACATACTGACTTGTATGGTTTGTTGACATTTGACGGTTATACCAATTCAATTAATGATTGCAACACATCATTGGGTGAAGACGCGATTTATCGCGTCTCTACGGATGGTTTATTTGTCGCATTCTTTTTTTACATTGATATTAACTGTCAATAACCAACACGAAAAGATGTGCAAGTTAAAGCAAAGGTAGCTTATTCGCTGGAAATATCTCGCACAATGGAATAAAAATTCAATAATAAATCCGACTAGTGGTGATTTCCCCAAAAATTATCCTACTAGCCGGATTTTCTTTACCTCCGGGACTTCCAGGTAAAAAAATATCCAAAATTTAGGGTGCGCTACTTATGAGGAAACTTAGCTGTACCAAGAAATTATTCATACTGACGCACCCTACTAACCGTCAATTTGGCATAATTTATTTTTTGGTGTTCCCTTAAATGATCTACATCTAATGCAAAAGGGTTATAAGAATGAACCTTTCAATTAAAAGTAATTGATGCCCACCTTACAAAACTCGTCGTCATATTGATGCAAGATGTTAACAGTCGTACTTAAGATGCCAATCGAGTAGATAACACAAAATAATAAGTACACTTACTCAGCCTTATGCTTCTACTTGCCGCAACTCTCCCCAGCTTAGCAAGCGTAAAATCTCGATTTCTTTAGTTTATCTAAAATCACATCTAGGTTATCAAATTACCTTTCTAAGATAGAAGCAGCAACTATGTGTTGCCGCGCAAACTTGATCCAACTAACAGCAGTCACAAGAAAGTACATAACATGGCTAAAGCCTCAGAATCCTTGGATTTGTCTGTCAACGAGTCTACAGACAAAGCTCTAGACCGCGACTGTACAACCTTATCCCGTCACGTCCTCCAACAACTCCAAAGTTTTTCCGCAGATGCACAAGATTTAAGTGCGCTGATGAACCGGATTGCTTTAGCTGGTAAATTAGTTGCCCGTCGCCTTAGCCGCGCTGGTTTAATGGAAGGGGTTCTCGGATTTACTGGGGAGGTGAACGTACAAGGGGAATCCGTCAAAAAGATGGATGTCTATGCCAATGACGTGTTTATCTCCGTTTTTAAGCAAAGCGGCTTAGTTTGTCGTCTTGCATCTGAGGAAATGGATGAACCATACTACATTCCCGAAAATTGCCCCGTAGGTCGTTATACCTTACTGTACGACCCCATAGATGGTTCCTCAAACACAGATACCAATCTCAGTTTGGGTTCCATTTTCTCCATCCGTCAACAGGAAGGTGATGATAGTGATGGTCAGGCTAAAGACCTCCTCACCAATGGACGCAAGCAAATTGCGGCGGGTTACATTTTATATGGGCCTAGCACGATGCTAGTTTATACAATGGGTAAGGGAGTTCACTCATTTACCCTTGACCCCAGTTTAGGAGAATTCATCCTCAGTGAAGAAAATATCCGCATTCCCGACCACGGCGCAGTTTACAGCGTGAATGAAGGTAACTTCTGGCAATGGGAAGAATCAATGCGGGAATATATCCGCTATGTTCACCGTACAGAAGGCTACACTGCTCGTTATAGTGGTGCGATGGTGAGTGATATCCATAGAATCTTGGTACAAGGTGGTGTGTTTCTCTACCCAGGGACAGTTCAAAACCCTGAAGGTAAATTACGGTTGTTGTATGAATCTGCTCCCCTAGCCTTTTTAATTCAACAAGCTGGTGGTCGGGCAACTACGGGATTAGTAGATATCTTAGATGTTGTACCGAAAAAACTACATCAACGTACACCTCTGATTATTGGCAGTAAAGAAGACGTAGCCAAGGTTGAATCATTTATTCAGAATGGTCATTAAGAGCCAGGGAGTAGGGAGCAGAGGAATAAATTTTTACTCATAACTCAGCACTCAGCACTTTCTCAGCTAAATGTGAGAGATTATCTCAGCTGGCCGATGTAATAAGTGAGAGACAAAGCAAAAATGCAAAAGTAACCATCAATACTTTGATGTGTTTTGTCGAAGTCACTTAAAACATCTTTTACGGGGTGAAACAAACTGTAGCTATGGCCACCAATCATTTATTGGAGATTAAAAATTACGGTCAAAGTATCTGGATGGATAACTTGAACCGTGACATTATTCAATCGGGTGAACTCAAAAATCTAGTTGAAAATCAAGGGATTTGTGGGATTACCTCTAATCCAGCGATTTTTGAAAAGGCGATCGCCGATAATGTCATTTATGATGCTGATATCGAAGCTGGTGTGCGTGTGGGATTACCCACATACAAAATTTACGAATCCCTAATTTTTGCAGATATCCGTAACGCCTGTGATATCTTACGCCCTGTATATGAAGCCTCGAATAAATTAGACGGTTATGTGAGTATCGAAGTACCACCGACCATTGCCCATGATACACAAGCGACAATTAACGAAGCCCGCCGTTATTATCAAGAAATTGGGCGGGAAAATGTGATGATTAAAATCCCCGGTACTGAAGCCGGGTTACCAGCTGTAGAACAGGTAATAGCTGAGGGCATTAACGTTAACGTTACCCTGCTATTCT contains:
- a CDS encoding RNA recognition motif domain-containing protein, which codes for MTIYVGNLSYRATEADLKAVFADYGEVKRVVLPTDRETGRMRGFAFVEMNEDAQEDAAITELDGAEWMGRQLRVNKAKPREDDRRGSWGKKQDY
- the fbp gene encoding class 1 fructose-bisphosphatase, translated to MAKASESLDLSVNESTDKALDRDCTTLSRHVLQQLQSFSADAQDLSALMNRIALAGKLVARRLSRAGLMEGVLGFTGEVNVQGESVKKMDVYANDVFISVFKQSGLVCRLASEEMDEPYYIPENCPVGRYTLLYDPIDGSSNTDTNLSLGSIFSIRQQEGDDSDGQAKDLLTNGRKQIAAGYILYGPSTMLVYTMGKGVHSFTLDPSLGEFILSEENIRIPDHGAVYSVNEGNFWQWEESMREYIRYVHRTEGYTARYSGAMVSDIHRILVQGGVFLYPGTVQNPEGKLRLLYESAPLAFLIQQAGGRATTGLVDILDVVPKKLHQRTPLIIGSKEDVAKVESFIQNGH
- a CDS encoding tetratricopeptide repeat protein, which codes for MLLNTGVNQKAIANTSSQNISPVIVSQAQTTTDPLVELGITRQELEKALAESDEAIKLNPNDVDAYLGRAMIRHFSKDYAGAISDYEQAIKLRPRPKDVSVYSNSGKAHAELGDHKSAIAKYNTALKIDPNGVFSLFIYNDRGLSYLALGDTKSAIADFNQAIQLAPESADSYYNRGLAQRRLGQKQAAIADFQKAAKFYQANNKTEEYKRTLKQLEELQ